Part of the Flagellimonas eckloniae genome, AATATTCTGAGAGGTTAATCCTGTACAATTTTATCTACCGGCAAGGGTATACTTTTGGTTTATAAACTAGACTCATGTACAAAATTTCGTATAACAAGCATTTATTTTCGCTAATGCTATTCGTTTTTCAAACGATTGTTTGGGCACAAACACCATCTAATTTGGACTACACAAAAATTTATGCGCATTGTTTGGATGGTAATGTTAAAGCTGCACTGCCTCTTTTGGACATGCCTTTTTCCGATTTGAATAAAAAAGACCAACAGTTTAAAAGGAATTTTGAAAAACGATTTAAATCAGCGATTGATAGTTCGGAGTATTTGAAAAAAAAAGAATCAAAAATACATGAACTGCAACTGATTTTCAGGGATTATTGGAGACAATACCTTTTAAATCCAGATTCAAAACATGAACGATCACTTGGAATGAATGCCATTGAATACTTAAAAAAACATTTTCCTGAGGTTAGGGATAAAAAGATTACAAGGGATAGTCTTGGCTTCTTTTTGAGCGAATACATAAAAAGTAAAGGATATTTTACAACAGCATCGGTAAACAAAACGGGCGGCATTTATGATCTATTGATATGGCAGTCGCAAAAAGACACTACCTACTCTTTCAGATTGAAGAAAGAAAAAATAAAAACGCAGGTTGTCTTTATGAATGATTTTGTGACTCTAGGCTGGGAGGAATATGCAACTTTTGGAAAGTATTATCCTGGTGGATGGGCTACAGAAGACACTATTTACTGTGTCGAAGGTGCTTATGACATAACCAGTGAAGATTTTAAAATCAGCTATTTAGCGCATGAAGGAAGGCATTTTTTAGATAATAAAATGTTTCCGGGATTGGATAATGCTGATTTGGAGTATCGGTCCAAACTTTCTGAATTGAGTTTAGCAAAAACAACGCTCTACAAGTTAATTGATGATTTTATTTCTAATGGTAATGGACAAAGTGAAAATCCACATCCATTGGCGAGCTATCATGTAATCAAAAATCTTTCAGAAGTTTTGTTTGATAATGATTTTGAAAAAGATTTATCCGAATGGAAAAAAATCAATAGAAAAAAAATCAATAGAAAAGCCTATAAACTGTTAAAGCAAAACACACGTTTGTTTAAAAATTATGGAATAAAAGAACCAAGTATTAGAACACAATAAAATTGAGCCTTATCAGTTTTTCGATTACTCGCCCATTGCCGCTGCAACTGCAGCAGAAAGTCTTTTGTAAGTTCCATTCTCCAGGCGTTCCCGTATTGAAGAGAAAGCATCCAAAGTTTCCACGATATCCTGCATGGTGTGCGTGGCTGTCGGTATTAAACGTAATAAAATTAATCCTTTAGGTATTACAGGATACACCACTATTGAACAGAATATTCCATGGTTTTCGCGAAGGTCTTTTACCAAAGCCATAGCTTCCGGAATACTACCATTTAAATATACTGGGGTAACACAGCTCGAAGTGGTTCCAATATCAAAACCACGATCCTTTAAACCATTTTGTAAAGCGTCCACGTTTTCCCATAGCTTTGCCTTCAATTCAGGCATGGTACGGAGCATATCCAATCGTTTTAACGCTCCCTTTACGTAAACCATGGGCAATGATTTGGCAAACATCTGTGACCTGAGATTATATTTTAAATATTCTATAATCTCCTTATCGGCAGCTACAAAAGCTCCAATACTTGCCATAGATTTTGCAAATGTGGCCAAATAAACATCTATATCATCTTGAATTCCCTGCTCCTCTCCTGCTCCAGCACCAGTTTTTCCCAGTGTTCCAAATCCGTGGGCATCATCAACAAGTAATCTAAACTTAAATCTGCTTTTTAACGCAACTATTTCTTTTAAGATTCCCTGCTCACCGCGCATGCCAAAAACACCTTCGGAAATTACAAGTATCCCTCCACCTGTTTCTGTGGCCATTTTTGTGGCACGTTCCAAGTTTTTCTCTAAACTCTCAACATCATTATGTTTGAAGGTAAAACGCTTACCCATGTGCAAACGAACCCCATCGATGATACAGGCGTGACAATCTACATCATATACTATTATATCATCTTTCGATACCAAAGCATCAATAACAGACATAAATCCTTGGTAGCCAAAATTCAATAAATAGGAAGATTCTTTATGTACAAATTCCGCCAACTCATTTTCCAATTGTTCGTGGAAATCTGTATGGCCGCTCATCATACGCGCGCCCATAGGGTAAGCTGAACCATGCTCGTGGGCAGCATCGCCATCAATTTTTTTGACTTCAGGTAGATTTGCAAGCCCTAAATAGTCATTGATACTCCAAGTAATAACATCCTTACCTTGGAATTTCATTCTATTGGAGATAGGCCCTTCTAATTTTGGAAACACAAAATAACCTTCTGCTTGTGATGCCCATTTCCCCAAGGGACCTTTATTTTCAATGATTCTATCAAATAAATCTCTCATCTACCCTAAAATTGTTTCAAGTGCAAAAATATAGATTTTTGCCAACCTCACATAACGAAATCAGTATATAAAAAAACGACAATGGTTTCCATTGTCGTTTAACTGTTTATGAATTAAAGTGGTTTCCTACTTTATATATTCTATTTTTTCAGGAG contains:
- a CDS encoding aminotransferase class I/II-fold pyridoxal phosphate-dependent enzyme, whose protein sequence is MRDLFDRIIENKGPLGKWASQAEGYFVFPKLEGPISNRMKFQGKDVITWSINDYLGLANLPEVKKIDGDAAHEHGSAYPMGARMMSGHTDFHEQLENELAEFVHKESSYLLNFGYQGFMSVIDALVSKDDIIVYDVDCHACIIDGVRLHMGKRFTFKHNDVESLEKNLERATKMATETGGGILVISEGVFGMRGEQGILKEIVALKSRFKFRLLVDDAHGFGTLGKTGAGAGEEQGIQDDIDVYLATFAKSMASIGAFVAADKEIIEYLKYNLRSQMFAKSLPMVYVKGALKRLDMLRTMPELKAKLWENVDALQNGLKDRGFDIGTTSSCVTPVYLNGSIPEAMALVKDLRENHGIFCSIVVYPVIPKGLILLRLIPTATHTMQDIVETLDAFSSIRERLENGTYKRLSAAVAAAMGE